The window GAACAGGAAATCGCAAAACAGGTCCTGAAAGAAATTCGTTCCCGGCTTGGTTTCCTTGAGCATGTGGGACTTGGGTACCTGACCCTTTCCCGCGGTGCAGGCACTCTTTCCGGGGGAGAAGCCCAGAGGATCAGGCTGGCAACCCAGATCGGCTCAAACCTCATGGGTGTACTATATGTTCTGGACGAACCTTCGATAGGGCTGCACCAGAGGGACAACGAACGGCTTATCCAGACCCTGCAGACCCTCCGGGACCTCGGGAACACTCTCATCGTGGTAGAGCATGACGAAGATACTATCCGGGCTGCGGACTATGTGCTCGATATCGGTCCGGGCGCAGGGATACATGGAGGATACGTGGTAGCTGAAGGGACGCCCGCAGAAATCGAAAGAAATCCGGAGTCTCTGACAGGTAAGTACCTCTCAGGAGAAAAGCAGATAAAGCCTCCAGCTCTCCGCCGTCAGAGCGAAGCCTTCATCCGGCTGAAAGGCTGCCGGGCAAATAACCTGAAGGACATCGATGTGAATATCCCCATAGGGCTTTTCACAGTAATTACCGGGGTTTCGGGTTCCGGAAAGTCTACCCTTATCTACGATACTCTTTACAAAGCCCTGATGAAGAAGATCAATAAATCAAATGTAACACCAGGGGAATATGATGAGCTGGTTTTTGACTCCGAGCTCGATAAGGTAATTGTTATCGACCAGAGCCCCATAGGCAGGACTCCCCGCTCGAACCCTGTGACCTATACCAAGGTCTTTGATGCGATCAGGCAGGCTTTTGCCGATACAAAGGAAGCCAAAATCCGTGGGTACAAAACCGGGCGCTTTTCTTTCAACGTAAAAGGAGGGCGCTGTGAAGCCTGCCAGGGAGACGGGCTGATCAAGATTGAAATGAATTTCCTGCCTGATGTTTACATCGAGTGTGAAGAGTGTAAGGGCACGCGCTACAACCGGGAAACCCTCGAGGTAAAGTACAGGGGCAAATCGATTTCCGACGTCCTGGACATGACCGTGGAAGAAGCTGCAGAGCATTTTGAAAATATCCCTGCAATCAAAGGTAAGCTAGATACCCTCACGCGAGTAGGGCTGGGATACATCAAGCTCGGGCAGAGTTCAACGACCCTTTCCGGGGGAGAAGCCCAGAGAATAAAGCTGACCCGAGAACTCTCAAAAAAGGGTACAGGGAAGACCATTTATCTTCTTGACGAACCCACAACAGGGCTGCATTTCCATGACGTTAAAAAATTGATTTCAGTCCTGAACAGCCTTGTTGCAAAAGGAAACACTGTGGTTGTTATTGAACACAACCTTGATGTCATCAAGTCCGCGGACTATATAATCGACCTCGGCCCCGAAGGCGGAAACGCAGGCGGGGAGATTGTTGCCACAGGTACGCCTGAAGAAATTGCCCTGGTCCCGGAAAGCTATACCGGGCACTTCCTTGCCTCCAGGCTTTCAGCAAGAGGAAGCTCATATCTGGAGTCGGGAACACAGCCTGTAGAGGCAGTTTTTGAGGACGGGGAAGATTTTGAGGCAGGTTACGAGGAATCTGAAGGGGACTCTGAAGAGGAATCTGAGGACGAATTTGAAGAAGAGCCTGAAGAATTCGAAGACGGAGCAGACAAAGCGTTTGAAGGACAGGCACTTTGAAGAATTTCTGCAAGGATTTCTGCAAGGATTTCTGAATAAGGATTTCTGAATAAGGATTTCTGAATAAGGATTTCTGAATAAGGATTTCTGAATAAGGATTTCTGAATAAGGATTTTTGAATAAGGATTTCTGATTAAGGATTTCAAAAAAGGATTTCTGATTAAGGATTTCTGATTAAGGATTTCAAAAAAGGATTTCTGAATAAAGATTTCTGGATAAAGATTTCTGGATAAAGATTTCTGGATAAAGATTTCTGGATAAAGATTTCTGGATAAAGATTTCTGAATAAGGATTTCAAAAAAGGATTCCTGAAAAATTAAAAACTGAACACCGGATTTGAGTAAACTAAACTTGAACGTTATGAGGCTCAAAAATGATTGACCTGGATGCTCTTCCGCACCTGCCCGGCTGCTACCTTTACCTGGACGAGGACGGGGTTGTGCTCTACGTGGGGAAGGCAAAGGACCTTAAAAAAAGGGTGAGCAGCTATTTCCAGAAAAAGGACCACGACCCTAAAACAGCGAGCCTTGTGCAAGCTGCCAGGGGCCTTGACTTCATTGTAACAAATACCGAGGTAGAAGCCCTGCTCCTCGAAAATACCCTGATCAAGAAGCACTGGCCCAGGTACAA is drawn from Methanosarcina lacustris Z-7289 and contains these coding sequences:
- the uvrA gene encoding excinuclease ABC subunit UvrA, with the translated sequence MKNIIVKGAREHNLKDITVELPRDKFIVITGVSGSGKSTLAFDTIYAEGQRRYVESLSAYARQFLGLMSKPDVDSIEGLSPAISIEQKTTSKNPRSTVGTVTEIYDYLRLLFARVGTPYCPIHDIKIESQSPERIADSLSRECEGMVTILAPIVRQKKGTYQQLFRDLNSEGFTRVRVNGEIHRTDDEITLDRYKKHDIEVVIDRQDPAEDRSRLVEACENALRKGEGLLIAVDSEGKDHLYSSNMACPVCGMAFEELQPRMFSFNSPFGACEACNGLGIKMEFDPDLIIPDKSLCIADGAVALYRNFLDGYRSQHLAAVAKHFGFDIFTPLDTLSDEQYNVLMHGSEDRIQFSMSMKNGDAQWSHKGTWEGLLPQSERLYNQTKSEYRRKELEKFMQVRPCPKCEGKRLKEKVLAVKLSGKSIVDTTDFSILQCIRFFENITLSEKEQEIAKQVLKEIRSRLGFLEHVGLGYLTLSRGAGTLSGGEAQRIRLATQIGSNLMGVLYVLDEPSIGLHQRDNERLIQTLQTLRDLGNTLIVVEHDEDTIRAADYVLDIGPGAGIHGGYVVAEGTPAEIERNPESLTGKYLSGEKQIKPPALRRQSEAFIRLKGCRANNLKDIDVNIPIGLFTVITGVSGSGKSTLIYDTLYKALMKKINKSNVTPGEYDELVFDSELDKVIVIDQSPIGRTPRSNPVTYTKVFDAIRQAFADTKEAKIRGYKTGRFSFNVKGGRCEACQGDGLIKIEMNFLPDVYIECEECKGTRYNRETLEVKYRGKSISDVLDMTVEEAAEHFENIPAIKGKLDTLTRVGLGYIKLGQSSTTLSGGEAQRIKLTRELSKKGTGKTIYLLDEPTTGLHFHDVKKLISVLNSLVAKGNTVVVIEHNLDVIKSADYIIDLGPEGGNAGGEIVATGTPEEIALVPESYTGHFLASRLSARGSSYLESGTQPVEAVFEDGEDFEAGYEESEGDSEEESEDEFEEEPEEFEDGADKAFEGQAL